The following coding sequences lie in one Raphanus sativus cultivar WK10039 unplaced genomic scaffold, ASM80110v3 Scaffold3757, whole genome shotgun sequence genomic window:
- the LOC108853510 gene encoding putative defensin-like protein 162 — protein MAKLVCSCVFISMLVLSAFLALPSADGAEIKVCNVVLKLSKPCSFQECQPLCIQKYKGTGVCLGDNIKHSKCNCEYNC, from the exons ATGGCAAAACTAGTTTGTTCGTGTGTGTTCATCTCCATGCTTGTTCTCTCTG cCTTTTTGGCTTTGCCAAGTGCAGATGGAGCAGAAATAAAAGTGTGTAATGTGGTCTTGAAGCTAAGCAAGCCATGCAGTTTTCAAGAATGCCAACCACTTTGTATTCAGAAGTACAAGGGGACTGGCGTTTGTCTCGGAGATAACATTAAGCACTCTAAATGCAATTGTGAATATAATTGCtaa